Below is a window of Halogeometricum rufum DNA.
CACGACTCGATGCCCCCTGTCCCTACTGCGGCGCCGACGTCGAGGTTAGCTATCGAGAGGAACGGCTGCTCACGAGGTGCACCGGGTGTCCGGGCTCGTTTGCCGGAAGCGACACTAGCTTGGCTCCTTTCGGGACTATTGCGCTGTTCGATCTGCCTCCCGTCGGCCTCGAGGACCGATCTCCGAGGGACATCCTCGACACCGCTTTCCGGTGGACGCACCTCGAATACCTGACGTTAGCCGCCGGTATCTGTCCGCGGTGTTCCGGTACCGTCGAGCACTCCGTCACCGTCTGTGAGAACCACGAGGCCTCGGAAACCCACCTTTGTGAGTACTGCAACGGACGCTTCGCCGTAGACGCGACCGCTAACTGCACCACTTGTCCGCGGTACCTCCGGGGAATCCCCTCCGTTTTCCTCATCTCGAAAACCGAGGTCTCACGGTTCCTCACGGACCACGGGATCAACCCTGCTAATCCGTCTTGGGACCGCGCACCACCTGCCGTGATGAACTACGACGAAGACGTCTCGAAGACGGACCCGTTCGAGGTGCGACTCACGTTCGAGATTGACCGCGACGAACTCACCGTAGCCGCCGACGACACGCTATCGATCGTCGCCGTCGAGCGGAGGGATGCGACGCCGGAAATCTAATTGAGCCGATAGAAACATCTTTTTCGGGCTCTGTTGAAACCCTCAGCTGCTGACACTTTGTTAGGGCAGTGCTGAATACACAGCGCGAGTCGGCCACTAGCTGATGGATAGTCAGGGTTCGCTTGCCTGTCCTGTGGGGTTGTCGTTGAGCCAACGCTCAAGCTCCTGGTGATGCGCTTGCCAGTCGTCGAGCAACCGTTGATACTCTTCGCGGGCAGCCTCAGCACCCCTGTAACTCGCGATAGATTTCAATCGATTCTTCATCGCCCTCTGGCAGACTTCGGTTTCATCGTACCAGTTGTATCCACATTGTACCATCAGATTGTGGAAGGCCGACCAGAAACCGAGACCGAGTGGATTCTCGTCACTCTTCTCGCCAACCGGCGGGAGCGTGTTCTCGAACTCACGGTAGTACGCGAGGGCAAACCGTGAGAGGAGTGGTTTCATCCGATACTCCCACTCGCCACCGAGTTCACCTCTCGTGTCTGTTTGTTGGTCAAAGAGGCTTTCATACTCCTCATCCTCGTACCGGAGGAGACGCCACGACGCCAAGCCGCTATGTTTGTCCCACCGGTCTGCTTCCTGTTCGACGAGTTCGTCCGCATCGCCATCGAACACCAGCCTCACTAACCCCCCGTCCGGCCCAGATTCATACTCTGCGAACTGTCGATATCGCCAGAACCACCCCGTCTCCCAGTATTCGTTCGTCTCGAAGCGGTTCCATGCTTCCGTGAGATAGTCCCGGATGAACTGCTCCTCATCTGCGGGCGAATCAAACTCAAATACGAGTGTCGCACCACTCATGAACTGACCCATTAGTGTCAAACACATATACTTTCTCCCGACGGGTGGTCCTACGAGACTGGTCTGTGTCTGCTGAGAGTAGCGACCAGTAACGGGTTTCAACTCTTTGTTGCATACTCTCTCTGTATCGGTCACACCGGTACTGACAGGAATCGAGTAATCCGCGAAGACGCTGCTGAATAGAAGGCGCGGATTCGGCACCGGCGATCTTCTCCGACTACAACTGCTCGGACGGCAACACCGAACTCCCCTGTGGGTCACGCTACAGGGACAGACTCCCCATCACGTGACTGCGGGCCAGTGAATGTGCTACCATTTCTGAAGACAAATCCGACACATATATTTCAAAAATTTGAACGTAATTCGCGTATAGTGAACAGTCTGTATGTCAACGAAAACACATAAGTGAAACGGTTTACAAACTTACACTTGATGTCGGGATGCTCTAAAGAAGACAAAAAGGACGGTGCGATGCGAGCACTGTATGAGCACCTTGATGGTGTGGACCCCGTCGATCTCCTTCCGGAGCAGTTCAGGGAGTCACGGCGGTTGGTTCAAGTGACCTTGGAGGGGTCGGGAGACCTATCTGAGGAAGAACGAAGGAGAAGTGAGGGCTACTGGCAGCAGGCTAGCATATACGGCCTCGTTGACAGTTGTATCCGGCCTCCAGAGGGTGATACGATCATGATACTTTCAGTCACCGATGAAGATGAGGCCCAACAATTGGTGCGGAGTGATCCGACGGTCAGCGATGGAGATGTTGAACTTGGTCGAACGAAGTTGTTGTTCGAGGAATAGGCGATTTCAAATTTGTTTTAGAAATATAAAATGGAAATACACCGCGTAAGCGTGAACGACACCCATACGATCCAGCGAGGTGCTGTTTTTATATGAACTCCTCGAAATTCGTACTTCTAATCAACGCACGAGAAGCGATTGAAGAGATATTGAGCCCAATCATTAAAGAGCGCGGGTTGACACCTTTAGCTGTCTCTGCACACGATTTTCTCGCTGCCGAGTATAAGTTCGAGTGTGGTGACGTTCCAACCACCGGATGGATCAACTTCCCCGAACACGGCAAGCGTATAAAGTTACAGTCTATCGCGGGCAGCTTTGCAGGGTGGTTAAACTTGGACATCGACAGTGATTCTATGTCTCAATTCGAGTTCCAAGAAATATTGGCGTTTATCGCGTTCGTCCGGCAAAATGCAGGACGCGCGGTCAACCCACCGAACGAAAACATGATTTCGACAAATTGTGGGTCCCTCCCCGAACAGTGGGAAACACTACGGTCAACGGATGCAAGCGTACGCATTCCCTCTTGGCGCCTTGACGGCCCAGCCAACCCTCCGATTAGAAACGATGAGATAGCCGTACGTGATATCATGAATCCGCGCTTACGTAAGAAAAATGATGTATATGAGAATGATAAAAATAGCTTGTTAGTTGAAGAGCCTCGCGGCGTTCTCTCCAGCTGTGCATTTGTAGGTCAAAACCAACATCATGTACGCGTATCGGAAAATGGGGTGGAACCCGTGGACGTGCTCTCGGACACCCATGATCGATTTACCGAAGTAATCCAAGCCTTACGTCGTATATACTCTC
It encodes the following:
- a CDS encoding winged helix-turn-helix domain-containing protein produces the protein MNFDRGDDPRTLPPDEAFVALGNETRIEILRALQNADRPLAFSELRNRVGVDDPGRFNYHLGKLTGHFVRKSDDGYAPRTAGTRIIEAVLSGAVTDAPVLEPTRLDAPCPYCGADVEVSYREERLLTRCTGCPGSFAGSDTSLAPFGTIALFDLPPVGLEDRSPRDILDTAFRWTHLEYLTLAAGICPRCSGTVEHSVTVCENHEASETHLCEYCNGRFAVDATANCTTCPRYLRGIPSVFLISKTEVSRFLTDHGINPANPSWDRAPPAVMNYDEDVSKTDPFEVRLTFEIDRDELTVAADDTLSIVAVERRDATPEI